Below is a genomic region from Carassius carassius chromosome 50, fCarCar2.1, whole genome shotgun sequence.
CCCGGAAGCGCAAGCTAGCTTAGCGTTGAAACTGACGGAAGTACGAGTTGTCATGGCCACTGGGGCATGTCCGTCCGTTGCTAAGCGGCCATATATGAAAGACTTCCGCTTCCTCTGATGACAGAGGAACAGATTGCATATCCACACAAGTTCtattaaaaacatatacattttgAGGAAATGTATGACAGCATTTTTCACTGTTCCTGTTTCACTCATTTCACTCAAATGTATCATCAGACTTGCAGTTTTGTGCAAGCTGTTTACGTTATCTTAATAAACGATGAACTCGGGGAAACAGAAACGGAATAAGTAACGTTAAATCTAGCATGTAAATTTCCTAATAAGATAAATGTTTACAATATTAAATAACAATACTGATGTTGTTTGttaatttactgttttatttaaagatatttaataaaaaaatgtctggTATAATCTTTCCCTAAatagaaaatatgtttttgtttttcatagagtatcacactaataaatgaatgtttattattttaacataactAATTTAATGGCAAAGCAAAGGCACGAAACTATGGCATTGTTTACCTTCACAACCATGGCAGAAACGACAGAGGACGGTCGAATCGACACGGATAAAAAACAACTTGTTGAACTCTTGGAGGACTTGAAGTAAAgcacaaaatctttttttctctctctctcaaaatctTGACTTATTCTCGCAGACATAATTTGCCTAAATATAGCCTATAACCTACatattattctttttaataatactgttttGTGGTTGGCTGAAAACGAGACGGATTAGAAATGTTTTAACGGACCCTAAACGTATCATTTAGTATTCTGTcgacaaatattgttgtataggcctattataaattatatttaaatttgaataactAATTTTTGTTTCCCTCAATTTAAGACGCTCCAATGCAGCGCAACAAGCAGAAATCGATCTATCTGAGCGATATATTAATCGACTGGACCCACAAACTCATTCGGAGTCTTTTGAAACAGCATCACAGCTGGAAATGGCAACTGTACGTATTTTATAGTCGACGTATGTTATTCGCAATTTGAATATTTTATCTTTGTATTTAATGTTAAATGAATACGGTCATTAGATAGGCTACATGTTAAAAGTCGTGACGTCTTAATTGTCTCTTTCCACTCTTTTTAAGAGTGAAATATTGCCTGTGTATGTAAATCTTGTAATTTAAACGTTTTCAATGACGTTTCAATAATACATTTCAATGACGTCATTCGTTTGTTCATCATCGTCAGTCATGACGTCATTCGTTCACTGTCCATCTTGTGATATCAGAGTCCAGGAAGGAAAACCAAAGTACACACTCCAGAGAGACAACAGCTCCTGACACTGGAACAGAAATGTGATGTCGCCCAAAGCGTGCATAAACAGATTACAGAAGATTTGAAGAAAGCAAAAGAGCATTCAGAAAGAGAGCTGGACAATTACAAGGTCATTAGTCAAAAGAGAGAGAACAAGCCCATGAGGCTATGACAAATTCATTTCATATGTTCATGTAATTGATTATACCCTCTATAGGCAATTCTGGAAGAAGCTGATATCCACTTGGCAGAGGTTAAAAAAGAATGTTGCCAGTTTGATTGGGACATCGGTAAAGCACTGCGAGACAAAAAGGGTGTGACGATGAGTGCTGAGAAGGTCAGCAGATACTTTGAGGATAAAATAAGGGCAAAGGTAAAAGAAAACTTAAGATTGCCTGTTTATTCCAACAGGAATTGTGATTTAAAGTCACAATCAAGCTCCCACATTTTTTCAGGAGAACCTGATTGAGAAGTTGTATCAGAAGAATGCAGCACTCCTCTCATACAAGAAAAAACTACAAATCCAGTTGAAACAACAAGAGGAGATGGGTGAAGGGCTGACGGCTATGGACTTTGAGCAGCTCAAGTTTGTGAATATGAAATGTAGGAAGCAGCTGGATGAGCAAAACCTCAAACATATGGAACTCAAACTGCTtgcagggaagaccttgcatttgtTGAATTCTGAGAAGGTGAGATGCTCAACCTACTATAAAGTGGTCTGCAAGCCTGACAGCTGGAGATATCAAATATGTGTTGAGCTACACACCACAGTAATAATAGGACAGATCTTGTTAAGGATCATTACTATAAGAAACCCTTGGCCTTGAGCGGTAAACCGAAAACTTTGGGCACTGTAAGTGTATAGAGAATTGTTTCAATATCTCTGTCTTGCAGGAGAAGCTTCAGACATTGACACACGAGTCAGATGTGCTGAACAGTGACATTGCTTTACGAATGAACCTACTGGTTAAGATTGAGGAGGAGACTAAACAAGCAGAGGAGGTAAGGAAAATGAAATTACTTATATGTTCCTCAATATCCAAAATGATGGCAGTAAAtggcttaatatttacaatttaaaaattctGGTAGTCTACTAATTGGGGTAGTACTCCATAATATGGATTTGTTTTTTCTGATAGGAACGAAACAAAGCAGAGGCTCTGAACAGGAAGTTGAGGGGCCAGTTGGACGATTTTCACGTACCACATGTCCTACAATACATCAAAGTTAAGGAGTCTCATGGCCAGCTGCAGAAGAGTGTTAAAGATTGGGAACGCAAGGTGGAGATTGCAAAGGTGATTAACCTAAGGTTCCCCCCCCCCAAGAATCAATCATATCATTGTGTCTGTGTTTTAATTACCCAATTATTCCAGATggcattaaaaacacacacaaaatcctGGGCCAAGCTTCGGATCGCTGCTGGAGCCAGACCAGTTCCTGCACAACATGCAGCTATAGATGCAGGATTGTATGGGTTCTGAAACAACTAGAACTATGTCCTAAATAACATCAGTGCCCAGGATGATGTCAAAGATGCCCATATATTTAGCATCTTTTGCTAAATTTCATTTAACCACAAATGTTAACATacacaataaaaatgaacataaaaattACACACAACAATGCAgtgttaatgaaaatgtttattagtTAGTGCTGTGTATATTAAATGCTACATACAGATATATCAGCATGAATGTCACATCAACCACCACGTTAAGTTTTCTTACTAGCTCATTCACAATCTACAGTTTGAAAAAAAGCTAAGGAGAAGTATGTGTAGTTGGAAGCGCACATACTTGGAACAGATTACGGGAACTAACACAGCAGGCATGCACGGGGTGGAGAGGTCTCAAAACCATAGAGGAAGGCCATCAATCTTAAAGTTCCCCTGTGGTCCTGACACGTCTGCCAAGAATATAGATATTTATACAGagattttaaacaatattaataaaaaataataataatatacaaaaaatgtgaaaacataaaaaaacggtTCAGATTTTTAATGCCTACAGTTTAAAAAAGCCCCTTGGTATTTAAAACAATGGATAAATAGATACAATAAATGGGAAAAAGATTGGAGGCAAAGGGCTCTGCAGAGAAACTAGACGCCCCTGCTTAAGGCCAAAGTGTCACTACCACCTCTAACCTCTAACCTTTTTCCACTGTACAGTACTAGGCGAAACCTAACTGCAATAGGGAGATGCTCCTCAAGGGCCAATGGCCAACATGTAATACTGCATACGCAACAGAGCCGAGAATATCATTTTGCCCCAAGTAAGATAATGCAAAATTGTGAAGTGGGTGGGAGGGAAACAAAGCAGGCAAATGAAGACTTCGACAGAAAACGGCTTTgtagaccaataaaaaaaatttctaacATTAAAACAAGGAGAGTACGTGATTCTAAACCCAAAGATTACTCTTGTATGAGTACCACTTACTCTCTAAATTAAACATGTATATACTACAATTGTAGTAAGTGTCAGTTTAAAAATCAGTTTCTCAAAAGAACGTACTGGTTATAGTTTGAGGAGTATGCAACACAGACATTCACTAACAAAAACATCAGAGTGACGTGCGTTTAAGTCAAGGCCTTAGAGGCCCAAAACAAACACTTTCCCTCCTGGATTCTGGGGGAAACCAAAAATCCATTTTGAAAGGCTCTGATCTTATGGTTTTTCTATAAGAATAACAGACAAAATGAATCAGTCATGTTGCGAAAGGCAAATGACTGCAGGCAAGACAGTGTTGGCAGATTAGAAATAAAAACACATGGATAAATCTATACAGTAGAGGAAGAATGACACTTAGGCTACTATTATACACATCAAGTACATGAGTCCTGTATGTGGGGGTGGGGTGGTCAGGGCATGGGGCAAAAGCCTTTATAAAATCAGACTCAACTTTCACACAACCTTGAACACACCAATTACAATCCAAACTACATCTACAAAGAGGCTGAAATGAATTTTAAAAAGGCAAATCGGAAACAAAACGTAAGAATGTAGGAATCAGAACTTCATGTGAAAAGCTACTTATAAAATTGTGGTGCAGTTTAAGAAAGACAATGCAATTTCTAATGACAGGACTGGTAAACAAGTTGCATACATACTAACTATGTACATACAGTAATAAAGGAAGccttttccatttttttaggCAATTTTCAGGACAGCTGTACTGATTCTCGTGGTAATATGAACTGTTTGTATACAAGATTGAAGTTTACATTTCTATATAGATTCTATATATTTACGTATAATCTCAGTGAATTGTAGAGCATCTGAGGTCGTCATACTTCTGCTGGTTAACGATTTGTCCGATTTGGTGGTACAGTACAATGATGGTTTTTGGTACATACCATTAGTTGCCACAATTAGGGGAACATCAACATTGACATATACAGACAGTTTCATCAGTTTATAACAGCACAATTTTGTCCccctttttgttttgtctttagcTGTGGGGCGAACTAAATGCACACAGTAGGCACACGGAGGTGCTCCAAATATGTGAACACTGGACCAAGGCTAGTGATCGGAGTAGACTTATTACATGGAGGCCCACAGTAAGCAGTATTTCAACCATACTAGGTACTAACAAAAGTGTATAGCTGATTTAATATGAATGATCAAGACCGAATAATTTTTTGACTTGTGCTCTAAAGATCTGATGGGGGCATTGTGAGCCATGTCGGGTCAAGGAACCACAATGCAGGGCAAATGCCACCCTACTGAACTAGGGTCACAGTGTTATCTGGGATAGAGTTTGAGATCTCCTGTTCGCTCCTCCCAGGGTTCAATAACTTTTCGCTGATCAAATCCAATTTAAGTATGCCTCGATATCAAAAAGGGAATAACTATACTTGTTGATCATATGCAAGTTTAGAACAAAATTAGGTACTATGAAGTCACCGGGCTTTGTAAGAATTATTTTGACTGGGGTAGAAATTGCTTATACTCTGCAAATGGTAACTGGGGGCACAAGTTACTGAATGAGAGAGGACACAGGGTACCCCGCACCTTCAGCTGTGTGCTGGACAGTATGTTCCTGAAGGGCTCCTAGATCAGCAAAACGCTCTCCACACCATACACATTTAAACTGGGCATCCCTCGCATGCACGCTTTGATGCTTGGCCAGGTGTTCGCGTTGCTTGAAGCCCTTGTCGCAACTGGCGCACTTGTAGGGCTTCTCCCCGGTGTGGACGCGTCTGTGCCGCTGCATCTCCGAGGAGTACTTGAAGCGCTTCTCACAGTCAGGACACTTCAAGGGCTTCTCACGGGAAGGGTCGCATCGGTGCTGCACGAACTCTGAGGAGGACAGAAAGCGTCGGTCACACAGCGAGCATTTGAGAGGCTTCTCGGTGCAGTGGGAATTCTGATGCCGCTGTAGTGTGGTGGCCTTTTTGTAGGCCTTTCCGCACACGTCGCACTTGTAGGGCTTGTCTGGATTTGTGGGTGTTGAGGAGGGCTCACCACATTTGTGACGGAGCAGCTCACCGGATTGGCTGAAGCCCTTGCCGCATGAGGCGCACTTGAAAAGGTTATCCATGCCATGAACATGCTGGTGGTACAACAAGTGGGATGGCTGCAGGAATCCCTTGTCACAAAGGTTGCATTTGAAGGGGCGGTCGGCGGAGGGCTTGTGCGTGCGTCGGTGGCGCACCAGGGCATACTGTTGTTTAAAGCTCATCTGGCAGTCTTCACAGTGGAATGGGCGTTCCTCCGAGTGAGTGCGTTCGTGCTGTCTCAAGTCGGACGGACGCTTGAAGCCCTTCCCGCACGTGGCGCAGCGAAAAGGCCGAGCACCTTGCGGCTGACACTGGTGGTGGAGGAGCTCGGAAGACTCTTTGAAGTGCAACTCGCAAAGGTTGCACTTGAACAGATGCTCACCCGAGTGGGCGTACATGTGACGGACTAGGTGGGATCGGTGCTTGAAGCTCTTCTCGCACACTGCACACTTGAACGGCCGTTCTGAGCTGTGGGTACGCTGGTGGTGGGCAAGATGAGAGGACTGGCTAAAGCTCTTGTCGCATGTTTCACATTTAAAAGGCTTCTCACCCGTGTGGACGCGTTCATGACGGGTGAGCTCAGATAAGTGACGGAAGCCCTTGGAGCACACCGAGCACTTGTAGGGCCTGTCAGGTTGTGAAGGCTCAAACGTAGGCTGGCCTGATGTCCCGACAGCAGCGCTGCCACTGGACGATGCTTCGTCATTAGATGGTTGCCCTGGAGTGCCCGTTGATGAAGTTGGCGTGGCATTTCCAGAACCCGGCCGATATGTTTTTTCACATATGGAGCACTTCATGGGGTTGCCACTGTTATGGGCATTGTGATGCTGTGCTAAAGAAGTTAACAGGGAAAAGCCCATCTTGCACACCCCGCACACAAAGGGTTTCTGCTCCACCTGCACACACTGATGCTCCAACAGGTCAGTGGCTTGGTGGAAGATTTTCAGACACTGCGTGCACTGAAACGAACGGTCTTGGCTCACCATGCACTGGTGCTCATGGGGATTAGCCAGATGGGAGATGTCATGGCCACATGCACCACACTTGTGTCCCCCCTCATTCCCTACATGCAAGGAGGGCTGTTGCGCTTGAGCCGAATGCTGCTGTGGGTTGTGCTGCTGACTGTGATGTTGCTGTTGCTGggattgttgttgctgctgctgctgctgctgctgttgttgcaaTGCTGTGTCTGGCTGGAGGACGATACCGTAGACAGTGCAGCCCAGTGTGTCCGCCCCTGGTGGGATGGTGTGCACCACTGGAGGCGGGGCAACATCATGCTGCTGCCACGCCTCCGTCATCCGGGTTCGGCTGTACGGATTCAGCTTTGAGCCGTAGTTGAACCTCTTTCCAGACGAATTTAAGGGCAAGGAAATGCTGGGCTGCCCACGATGGGAAAGGTGGGGAGGCAGAGAGGAACTTATTTTGACAGCTCGTGAGAACtgttaatgaagaaaaaaaattatatataataatgtttttaggaACACTTTGTGGCTTGATATAAACAGCCAACTGACATGGATGTGAGCATCAGCCAAAAGTGCAAAAGGAGCTTAACCTTCTTCATCACCTTGGTACAGCCCTGTAAGAGAAAAACAAGAGAACTGAATGAAAAACATGCAATGGAACACATCTTTAGGGGCATTCACACCTCAGGGCTCCACAACAAGGATGGCTTGTGAAACAGTATTGAGCCTGTTGATGGAACCATCACTTGCCACATCATACATTTGTTGATCTTGTAGATGTCATTTTATGCCTTGCAattttaaactaaatattaaGATGAGTATTGTCATTGCATATTTTGCTGATTTAAATGTTACCAAGGTAACATTATCTAACTGGCTGACAAAGGGAGTCTTTACATGCCAAGTTTAAGCTGCTCTGTACCCATTTCAAATACAGTGTAAAGATGCAATGGTGCATAAAACCAGGCATGCTCTGACCCACCTTATACCAAAGTATCAAACTAAATAGTTGCAATTGCTGTGTTAATGGATTTATGCCACCTCTGAGTAGCATTTTAATTAGTCTAAGACAATTAACTACCACTTTAGAAGCACTTATGTGACACCTTTAAAGTGTAAATTTGAGGTTTTGTTAAaacagctataaaaaaaaatcttggaaaCATTAATAAGACAAGGTTAAAAATTGCAAATCTATCcttttttattgaagaaaaaaaagattctatGAAATAATTACATCTTCTGGCATATAGAAAACATAgctgaaattaaaatgtgtttggccAGTAaagtaaagtatatatatatttaaaaaaaaaactactgatcTGAATGGGACAGAATAAAAACTCTCGATTGTTCAACGATAAGACCCCTGACACTGACAAGAGCTTGCATCATTAAAATTGACCAGAAGACATAAAGAAAGCTGTCTATTTAAGGCACCATGAGTTTAAAAAGATTGCTGGTGATCCTACTACATCAGCAAAGCAACTTGACGACCTTGGCAGTTTAACCACTGTTAATGTGAACAGCCTTAATCTTTACTGCAACAGCTGGCTTTGAGTCTTGGCTGGATGCTCTGTAAGCATCATCAAATGATCACCTGAATGTACATTTCAAATCATGTCATACTAACTTAGAATTTCAAGTGCTTACTTATATTCTACCTGAGCACCTAGTAAACTAAAAATCAGTAAACACAGTATCATATGCACCAGATGTTTTAAGACAGTCCTTTTGTCTCCATCACCTCTTTAATAGACTGTGTACAAAAGGGGTACACATGTCCCAAAGCAAGCATGCATTTATGGTTAAGACAATGTTATAACGCAACAATGTTGA
It encodes:
- the LOC132133679 gene encoding zinc finger protein 319-like — translated: MTEAWQQHDVAPPPVVHTIPPGADTLGCTVYGIVLQPDTALQQQQQQQQQQQQSQQQQHHSQQHNPQQHSAQAQQPSLHVGNEGGHKCGACGHDISHLANPHEHQCMVSQDRSFQCTQCLKIFHQATDLLEHQCVQVEQKPFVCGVCKMGFSLLTSLAQHHNAHNSGNPMKCSICEKTYRPGSGNATPTSSTGTPGQPSNDEASSSGSAAVGTSGQPTFEPSQPDRPYKCSVCSKGFRHLSELTRHERVHTGEKPFKCETCDKSFSQSSHLAHHQRTHSSERPFKCAVCEKSFKHRSHLVRHMYAHSGEHLFKCNLCELHFKESSELLHHQCQPQGARPFRCATCGKGFKRPSDLRQHERTHSEERPFHCEDCQMSFKQQYALVRHRRTHKPSADRPFKCNLCDKGFLQPSHLLYHQHVHGMDNLFKCASCGKGFSQSGELLRHKCGEPSSTPTNPDKPYKCDVCGKAYKKATTLQRHQNSHCTEKPLKCSLCDRRFLSSSEFVQHRCDPSREKPLKCPDCEKRFKYSSEMQRHRRVHTGEKPYKCASCDKGFKQREHLAKHQSVHARDAQFKCVWCGERFADLGALQEHTVQHTAEGAGYPVSSLIQ
- the LOC132133680 gene encoding coiled-coil domain-containing protein 113-like, whose amino-acid sequence is MAKQRHETMALFTFTTMAETTEDGRIDTDKKQLVELLEDLKRSNAAQQAEIDLSERYINRLDPQTHSESFETASQLEMATSPGRKTKVHTPERQQLLTLEQKCDVAQSVHKQITEDLKKAKEHSERELDNYKAILEEADIHLAEVKKECCQFDWDIGKALRDKKGVTMSAEKVSRYFEDKIRAKENLIEKLYQKNAALLSYKKKLQIQLKQQEEMGEGLTAMDFEQLKFVNMKCRKQLDEQNLKHMELKLLAGKTLHLLNSEKEKLQTLTHESDVLNSDIALRMNLLVKIEEETKQAEEERNKAEALNRKLRGQLDDFHVPHVLQYIKVKESHGQLQKSVKDWERKVEIAKMALKTHTKSWAKLRIAAGARPVPAQHAAIDAGLYGF